Proteins found in one Neofelis nebulosa isolate mNeoNeb1 chromosome 3, mNeoNeb1.pri, whole genome shotgun sequence genomic segment:
- the SARAF gene encoding store-operated calcium entry-associated regulatory factor isoform X1: MATAGGPEATGRSLLSLLLLLLITGPALAWNDPDRILLRDVKALTLHHDRYTTSRRLDPIPQLKCVGGTAGCDSYTPKVIQCQNKGWDGYDVQWECKTDLDIAYKFGKTVVSCEGYESSEDQYVLRGSCGLEYNLDYTELGLKKLRESGKNYGFNSFSDYYNKLYSSDSCGISGLITVIVLLAIAFGVYKLFLSDGQDSPPPYSEYPPYSHRYQRFTNSAGPPPAGFKSDFTGPPGATSSFGSAFTGQQGYGNSGPGFWTGLGTGGILGYLFGSNRAATPFSDSWYYPSPPPSSSSMWNSRAYSPLRGASGSYSAYASSETRTRTASGYGGTRRR; the protein is encoded by the exons ACAGAATATTATTGCGGGATGTAAAAGCTCTTACCCTCCACCACGACCGCTATACCACTTCCCGTAGGCTGGATCCGATCCCACAGTTGAAATGTGTTGGAGGCACAGCTGGATGTGATTCTTATACCCCAAAAGTCATACAATGTCAGAACAAAGGTTGGGATGGTTATGATGTACAG TGGGAATGTAAGACTGATTTAGATATTGCGTATAAATTTGGAAAAACTGTAGTGAGCTGTGAAGGCTATGAATCCTCTGAAGACCAATATGTACTAAGAGGTTCCTGTGGCTTGGAGTATAATTTAGATTACACAGAACTTGGCCTGAAGAAACTGAGAGAGTCTGGAAAAAACTACGGCTTTAACTCTTTCTCTGATTATTATAACAAGCTGTATTCCTCAGATTCCTGTGGCATCAGTGGATTGATTACCGTCATAGTACTACTTGCTATTGCTTTTGGAGTTTATAAATTGTTCCTTAGTGATGGTCAAGATTCTCCTCCCCCATATTCTGAGTATCCTCCTTATTCCCATCGTTACCAGAGGTTCACCAACTCTGCAGGACCCCCTCCCGCAGGCTTTAAGTCTGACTTCACAG gacCACCTGGTGCAACTTCTAGTTTTGGCAGTGCTTTCACAGGACAACAAGGATATGGCAATTCAGGACCTGGGTTCTGGACTGGCTTGGGAACTGGAGGAATACTAGGATATTTGTTTGGCAGCAATCG AGCAGCCACACCCTTTTCTGACTCGTGGTATTacccatctcctcctccttcgTCCTCCAGCATGTGGAATAGCCGTGCCTACTCGCCACTTCGTGGAGCCTCTGGTAGCTATTCGGCATATGCAAGCTCAGAGACGAGAACCAGAACAGCATCAG GATATGGTGGTACCAGAAGACgataa